CGCAGAGTCTCACGACCGAAGAAATCTTCGATAGTACGACCGTTGATGGAAATGTTACCGCTTCCCGGCTTGATGAAAACCCGAGCCGTGGATGTCTTGCGGCGACCAGTACCGTAATTTTGTGCTACAGACATATCCGCCTTCCGTTAAATGTCGAGTTCTTTGGGCTGCTGGGCTGCATGAGGGTGCTCAGCGCCGGCATAAATTTTCAGCTTCTTGAACATGGCTCGACCAAGCGGGCCCTTCGGAAGCATGCCTTTCACAGACTTCTGAATAATTTGCTCAGGCGCCTTGTCAACCAGCTTGTCGAAGCTGATGGACTTGATTCCACCCGGAAAGCCGGTGTGACTGTAATACATCTTGTCAGATGCCTTGTTGCCGGTAACCCGCACCTGGCCCGCATTGATAACAACAATGTAATCGCCAGTGTCTACATGAGGGGTATACTCAGGCTTATGCTTGCCCCGCAGACGACGGGCGATTTCGGTTGACAGACGACCCAGCGTCTTGCCGGCTGCGTCTACAACGTACCAGTCACGTTTTACTGTTTCTGGTTTCGCACTCAGAGTCTTCATTGATTCCGCCTTGAACGCTATATAAGAAACGTTAAAAACCACCGCCGGTAAATGCTTTGCATCCGGAAGCGATTCTGTACCTGTAATAAAGTCGGCAGTGACACTATTCGGGGCTGAGATAGTGGCATCGCCTTGAAAAGCCAGGGCGCGAAGTATACTCGAACCAAAAAAGAAAACCAACCCTGAGGGCGAGTGTTTCGCTATTCCCCTATAGCCCCGACATCCCAACCATACAGGCGGCAGACATTGGCCATCAGAATCGGCGTGAGCTGGCTGTCCGACATGCCCCGGAGGTCGGCCAATGCGCGAACAATCCGATCAAGAAATGCCGGCGAGTTCTGCCCCTTTGCCACCCCGGCGGGAGCCATATCAGGAGCATCGGTCTCAACAACCAGAGAGTCCAGTGGCAATCTGGCAATGGTATCCCGGGTTTTTCGGGCGCGAGGATGGGTGATAACACCACCAACCCCGATATAGCAGCCAAGATCGATCAGTTTCTTAGCCTGCTGATAGCTGCCGGAAAATCCATGCACAAGGGCCCGGCCGCTCCAGTTGGCGCGAGCCAGGACACCACACACTTCGTCATGGGTTTTTACAGAATGGATCACCAGCGGATGATCAAGTGTTAACGCCAGCCGCACCTGAGCCTCAAACCAGGGCCACTGCGCCTCCAGGTCGCCTTTCAGCCGATCCAGGCCGCACTCACCAATACCCACACAACTGTCACGACCCTGCTGAACGAGTTCACCAAGAACCTGCAAGTCGCTCTCACAATGCTCAGAGATGAACCAGGGGTGAATGCCAAGGCAATAATAGATGCCCGGATAAGCCTCTGCGGTTTCACGAACCCGCGACCAGTCCGCACGCCGCACCCCCGGGACTACCAGACCAGTCAAACCTTGCTTTCGGGCCTTCGCAAGCTCGCTTTCACGACAGCCGTCAAAACGCGGAAAATCAAAGTGGCAATGGGCATCGATGATCTGCACCTGGCACTCCGTTCCGGCAGACTTAATGCTCCCGGGTTTTGTGGAACTGGATATCCGGGTAACGTTCCTGCGCAAGATTCAGGTTGACCATGGTAGGGGCGATATAGGCAAGCCGGTCGCTACCGTCAAGGGCCAGATTGTCATTGTTCTTGCGCTGAAATTCGTCAAATTTGCGCTCATCCTTGCATGTCACCCAGCGCGCAGTTGCTACGTTGATGGGCTCATAGATCGCCTCAACCTTGTACTCA
This Marinobacter salinus DNA region includes the following protein-coding sequences:
- the rplM gene encoding 50S ribosomal protein L13 — protein: MKTLSAKPETVKRDWYVVDAAGKTLGRLSTEIARRLRGKHKPEYTPHVDTGDYIVVINAGQVRVTGNKASDKMYYSHTGFPGGIKSISFDKLVDKAPEQIIQKSVKGMLPKGPLGRAMFKKLKIYAGAEHPHAAQQPKELDI
- a CDS encoding TatD family hydrolase, with the translated sequence MQIIDAHCHFDFPRFDGCRESELAKARKQGLTGLVVPGVRRADWSRVRETAEAYPGIYYCLGIHPWFISEHCESDLQVLGELVQQGRDSCVGIGECGLDRLKGDLEAQWPWFEAQVRLALTLDHPLVIHSVKTHDEVCGVLARANWSGRALVHGFSGSYQQAKKLIDLGCYIGVGGVITHPRARKTRDTIARLPLDSLVVETDAPDMAPAGVAKGQNSPAFLDRIVRALADLRGMSDSQLTPILMANVCRLYGWDVGAIGE